GCTCGTGATCTCGAAGAAAGCGCTTTCCGCCCTGGAGGGAAGGCCATGACGCTCGATCCGTACGCGATCGTTCTCCACCCGTTTGTGACCGAGAAGACGATGGCGAAGATGGAGGCCGGCGGCGAGAACACGCTCGTCTTTGTCGTCCACCGCGACGCCACGAAGCCCAAGATCAAATGGGCCGTGG
Above is a window of Candidatus Thermoplasmatota archaeon DNA encoding:
- a CDS encoding 50S ribosomal protein L23, which gives rise to MTLDPYAIVLHPFVTEKTMAKMEAGGENTLVFVVHRDATKPKIKWAVEHLFDVKVANVRTQITNRGEKQAIVRFAEGYSAEDVGMRIGIF